The following coding sequences lie in one Ictalurus punctatus breed USDA103 chromosome 16, Coco_2.0, whole genome shotgun sequence genomic window:
- the LOC108276672 gene encoding C-type mannose receptor 2 yields the protein MAIIESNDNMIQLQNEAQRVQFSSSAWIGLYNDINSWRWSFGNEPLGSVKKWAGVEPNNSSGNQQCVALLTTGWTDRICTETLPFVCFDGNNTGNYSYTYFSNKKSWYDAQKYCRQYHTDLANTRDATEYSAVYNLVTPLTMFTWIGLFRDSWKWVDTTILSTISWMPGKSDNALGNENCGYLSNGQAVDTQCSDVMPFFCYSVITGMKQIISVKVRSSEDMNGAVIMAVTLEQLKQKLQDHGIAGDTTVKWREQPDGVVFHKEK from the exons ATGGCTATCATTGAAAGTAATGATAACATGATCCAGCTTCAGAATGAAGCACAGAGAGTTCAATTCAGTTCCAGCGCTTGGATTGGACTGTACAATGACATCAATAGCTGGCGCTGGTCCTTTGGAAATGAGCCCCTGGGAAGTGTGAAAAAATGGGCTGGAGTTGAGCCTAACAATAGTAGCGGAAATCAACAATGTGTTGCGTTACTTACTACGGGTTGGACAGATAGAATATGTACAGAAACATTACCTTTTGTGTGCTTTGATG GCAATAACACTGGAAACTACAGCTATActtatttttctaataaaaaaTCTTGGTATGACGCTCAGAAATACTGCAGACAGTACCACACAGACCTGGCCAACACAAGAGATGCAACTGAATACTCAGCTGTATATAATTTGGTAACTCCATTGACAATGTTTACTTGGATTGGTCTGTTCAGAGACTCCTGGAAGTGGGTAGACACAACCATCTTGTCTACCATCAGTTGGATGCCTGGAAAATCTGACAATGCCCTGGGGAATGAAAACTGTGGTTATTTAAGTAATGGTCAGGCCGTTGATACACAATGCTCAGATGTAATGCCTTTCTTCTGTTACTCAG TAATTACAGGAATGAAGCAAATCATAAGCGTTAAGGTCCGTTCCAGTGAAGATATGAATGGTGCTGTAATAATGGCAGTAACCCTGGAGCAG CTCAAGCAGAAACTGCAAGATCATGGGATAGCAGGGGACACCACAGTGAAATGGAGAGAACAACCAGATGGAGTGGTGTTTCACaaggagaaataa